A region of the Stutzerimonas stutzeri genome:
CGGTTGGGGCGCGTTGTGACCCGACCCTTGCAGATAACGGTGTTGGGAGCGACCGGCTCGATTGGTTTGAGCACTCTTGATGTCGTTTCCCGTCATCCGGATCGCTATCGTGTTTTCGCGTTGACTGGCTTTAGTCGGATTGCCGAGCTGCGCGCACTTTGTGTCCAGCACCGTCCGCGCTACGCTGTTGTCAGTGATGAGGCGCAATCAATAATGCTGCAGGACCAGCTGCAGCGTGACGGCCTGACCACTCGGGTACTGAGTGGCGAGGGTGGGCTCAGCGAAGTGGCGGCTCACCCTGAAGTTGATGTGGTGATGGCGGCCATCGTCGGCGCGGCCGGGCTGAAGCCCACGCTTGCTGCAGTGCGGTCCGACAAGCGTGTGCTACTGGCGAACAAGGAAGCGTTGGTCATGTCAGGCGCCCTGTTCATGCAGGCCCTGCGTGACAGCGCGGCAGTGCTGCTACCCATCGACAGCGAACATAACGCGATTTTTCAGTGTCTGCCTGCCAACTATTCGCAGGGGCTGGGGGCGGTCGGCGTGCGTCGAGTGCTGCTCACTGCCTCCGGCGGCCCATTTCGTGACCTGGCGCCCGAGTTGCTAGCGGATGTCACGCCTGAGCAGGCCTGTGCGCACCCAAACTGGTCTATGGGCCGCAAGATTTCCGTGGACTCGGCGAGCATGATGAACAAGGGGCTTGAGCTGATCGAGGCCTGTTGGTTGTTCGATGCGCGGCCGCATCAGGTGGAGGTGGTAATTCATCCGCAGAGTGTTATCCACTCCATGGTGGATTATGTAGATGGTTCAGTGCTCGCTCAGCTAGGCAATCCTGACATGCGCACGCCGATCGCCCATGCGCTGGCGTGGCCGGAGCGCATCGACTCTGGTGTTTCAGCGCTGGATCTGCTGCAAATCGGGCGATTGGATTTTCAGGCCCCTGATGACCTGCGTTTCCCTTGCCTGCAGCTTGCCCGGCTCGCTGCGCAGAGCGGCGGCACGGCACCGGCGATGCTGAACGCCGCGAACGAAGTTGCGGTCGATGCGTTTCTCAATCGGCGCATCCGCTTCACCGAGATCGCGAGTATCATCGACGACGTATTGAATCGTGAGGCATCGGTTCCAACCGATTGCCTCGAAGATGTATTGACGGCAGACAGGCAGGCGCGTGAAGTTGCCGTGTCCTGGCTTAACCGTAACGGGCGATAGGGTTTGCCGGTCGCGAGGCTTGCAGCGAAACGTCAACAGACCCACCCCCGGAGGAAATTATGAGCGCGCTCTACATGATCATCGGCACCCTCGTTGCGCTCGGGGTACTGGTTACCTTTCATGAATTCGGTCATTTCTGGGTTGCGCGGCGTTGTGGCGTGAAGGTCCTGCGTTTCTCGGTCGGTTTTGGCACTCCGCTGGTGCGTTGGCATGACCGCCAGGGGACCGAGTTCGTCATCGCTGCGATACCGCTAGGCGGTTACGTCAAGATGCTCGACGAGCGTGAGGGCGATGTTCCGCCTGCATTGCTCGAAAGTGCGTTCAATCGGAAGACGGTTCGCCAGCGTTTCGCGATTGTTTCCGCCGGTCCTGCGGCCAATTTCCTGCTGGCGCTGGTGTTCTTCTGGCTGCTGGCGATGCTGGGCAGTGAGCAGATTCGTCCCGTGGTTGGCGCGGTCGAGCCGGGAAGTCTTGCCGCACAGGCAGGATTGGCGGTCGATCAGGAAATCGTCGCGGTCAACGGCAAACCGGTCAGCGGCTGGTCCGAAGTCAATCTCCAGCTGGTACGCCGCCTGGGCGAAAGCGGACAGTTGGATCTGACGGTGCGCGACATCGGCAGTTCGGGCGAAAGGCATCTGCAGATTCCCTTGCAGAGCTGGCTCAAAGGGGTGGAAGAACCAGACCCAATCACATCACTCGGCATCAGGCCGTGGCGCCCGCAGATAGCGCCTGTTATCGCTCAGCTGGATCCAGAAGGGCCTGCACAAGCGGCAGGTATACAGCTCGGTGACCGCCTGCTCGGCCTTGATCAGCAGCCGCTCGGCGATTGGCAGCAGGTGATCGATGCGGTCAAGATTCTGCCTGGCGAGCGCGTAAACTTGCAGGTCGAGCGGGACGGTCAGCGCCTGGACGTTCCTCTTACCCTCGCTGCGCGCGGTGAGGGTGATGCGCGGCGCGGATATCTCGGGGCGGGCGTTGAAGCCGGCGCGTGGCCGGCGGAGATGTTGCGTGAGGTCAGCTTCGGGCCAGTCGAGGCGGTGGTAGAAGGGGCGAAGCGCACCTGGACCATGAGTCTGCTGACCCTCGACTCGTTAAAGAAAATGCTCTTCGGGGAGCTCTCGGTAAAAAACTTGAGCGGCCCGATAACCATTGCTAAAGTGGCGGGCGCTTCTGCCCAGTCCGGCCTGGGGGATTTCCTCAATTTCCTCGCCTACCTGAGCATAAGTCTGGGGGTTCTCAATCTATTGCCTATCCCGGTGCTCGATGGTGGACATCTGCTCTTCTATCTCGTCGAGTGGGTCCGCGGTCGTCCTTTGTCGGAACGGGTGCAGGGGTGGGGAGTACAGATCGGCATCAGCCTGGTGGTAGGGGTGATGCTGCTTGCGCTGGTCAATGACATTGGCCGTCTGTAACGCCGAATCCGTAGTGTCGCCGTGCCGAATCGCCGGTTCATTTATCAGGTTTGAATAAGAAAGGACTTCATGAAACGTCTGCTGCTACCTGCGGTTATTTCCGCATTGATGATTGCCGAAGTTCACGCTGAGTCCTTCACTATCTCCGATATCCGGGTCAACGGCCTGCAGCGGGTTTCTGCTGGCAGCGTATTCGGCGCGCTACCTCTGAACGTGGGCGAGCCCGCCGATGACACTCGTCTGGTCGATGCCACGCGCGCGCTCTTCCGAACCGGTTTTTTCCAAGATATCCAGCTTGGGCGTGATGGCGATGTGCTGGTCATCAGCGTGGTCGAACGTCCGTCCATTTCCGGTATCGAAATCGAAGGCAACAAGGCGATCAAGACCGAGGACCTGCTATCGGGCCTGCAACAGTCTGGCCTGGCAGAAGGGGAAATTTTCCAGCAAGCCACACTCGAAGGCGTGCGTAACGAACTGCAGCGTCAGTACGTTGCTCAAGGTCGCTACTCCGCCACCATCGAGACCGAAGTCATTGCGCAGCCGCGTAATCGTGTGGCGCTGAAGATCAAGATCAACGAAGGCTCGGTTGCCGCTATCAAGCACGTCAATGTTGTGGGGAATTCGGTATTTCCTGACGAAGATTTGGTTGATCTGTTCGAGCTGAAGACCACCAACTGGCTGTCCTTCTTCCGCAATGACGACAAGTACGCGCGCGAAAAACTATCCGGTGACCTGGAGCGTCTGCGCTCCTATTACCTGGATCGCGGCTACATCAACATGGATATCACTTCGACCCAGGTATCCATCACGCCGAACAAGAAAGATGTCTACGTCACGGTGAACATCGACGAAGGCGAGCGTTATACCGTTCGCGACGTCAAGCTCAGCGGAGATCTCAAGGTTCCGCAGGAGGAGATCGAGGCTCTGCTGCTGGCCAAGGAAGGGCAGGTGTTTTCGCGCAAGGTCATGACGTCCACGTCCGAGCTGATCACCCGCCGGCTGGGTAACGAAGGCTATACCTTCGCCAACGTCAACGGCGTTCCGGAAGCACATGACGAAGACAACACGGTTTCCATCACCTTCGTTGTCGATCCGGGTAAGCGCGCCTACGTTAACCGCGTAAATTTCCGCGGTAACACCAAGACCGAGGACGAAGTGCTTCGTCGTGAGATGCGCCAGATGGAAGGTGGGTGGGCGTCGACTTACTTGATCGATCAGTCCAAGACCCGCCTCGAGCGCCTCGGCTTCTTCAAGGAAGTGAACGTAGAAACGCCCCAGGTACCGGGTACCGATGATCAGATCGACGTCAACTACAGCGTTGAAGAGCAGCCCTCGGGGTCGATCATGGCCAGCATCGGCTTTGCGCAAAACGCAGGTCTGATCCTTGGTGGCTCCATCAGCCAGAACAACTTCCTCGGCACTGGTAACCGTGTGTCGCTCGGCCTGACTCGTAGTGAATACCAGTCGCGGTACAACTTCGGCTTCGTCGACCCCTACTGGACCGAAGATGGCGTGAGCCTCGGCTACAACGCGTTCTATCGCACCACCGATTACGATGAGCTCGATTATGACGTGTCCAGCTACTCGGTGGACAGCCTGGGTGGCGGCGTCAATATCGGTTATCCGATCAGCGAAACCTCGCGCCTGTCCTTCGGGCTTACCGTACAGCAGGACGACCTGGGCACTGGTCGCTACACCGTCGACGAGATCTACGACTTCATGGAGGAGGAAGGCGACAGCTTCCTCAACTTCAAGGCATCGGTGGGTTGGTCCGAATCGACGCTGAACCGGGGCGTGCTGGCGACTCGCGGTCATTCGCAGAGCCTGGTGTTCGAAACCACCATCCCGGGCAGCGACCTGTCGTTCTACAAGCTCGACTACAACGGCCAGTTGTTCGTGCCCATGACCCAGAACTACACCCTGCGCATGCATACGCGCCTGGGTTATGGCGACGCCTATGGCTCCACCTCGCGCCTGCCGTTCTATGAGCATTACTATGCCGGTGGCTTCAACTCGGTGCGTGGCTTCGAAGACAGCAGCCTCGGCCCGCGCAGTACGCCGAGCCAGGCTTATGATGCGAATGGCAATAAGCTCACCGGGGAAGGCCAGTGCGGTGTCGATAGACAGGGGCGGCCTACCTGTACCGATGATCAGGATCCGAGGCCCTTCGGTGGTAACGTGCTGGTCCAGGGTGGTCTCGAGGTGCTGTTCCCGATGCCGTTTGTGAAGGATCAGCGTTCGCTGCGCACCTCCGTGTTCTGGGATGTTGGTAATGTGTTTGATACCAATTGCCCGTCGGGCGCGGCTAATTGCAGCGACATCGACTTCGGCGACATGGCCAGTTCGGTCGGCGTCGGCTTGACCTGGATCACCGCGATGGGTCCGCTGAGCTTCAGCCTGGCTATGCCGGTGGTCAAGCCAGACGATGCCGATACTCAGGTATTCCAGTTCTCGCTGGGACAAACGTTCTAACATTGTGGCGTGATGCTTCAGTGTTTCTTTCAGGAGTGGTGTTTACCGTGCGTAAGTTGACTCAACTGTTTCTCGTCGTTGCCGCGCTGGTAGCGACCCCTGCATTTGCCGAAATGAAGATCGCCGTCATGAATTACCAGATGGCGCTGCTGGAGTCCGATGCCGCCAAGCGCTACGCGGTTGACGCGGAGAAGAAGTTTGGCCCGCAGCTAAGCAAGTTGAAGACTCTGGAAAGCGATGCCAAGCGTATTCAGGATCGTCTGGTCAAGGACGGTGACAAGATGCAGCAAGCGGAACGCGAGCGCTTGGAGCTTGAATTCAAGCAGAAGGCGCGTGATTTCCAGTTCCAATCCAAGGAGCTGAACGAGTCTAAGGCGGTGGCTGATCGCGAAATGCTCAAGCAGCTCAAGCCGAAGCTCGACCAGGCCGTCGAAGAAGTGATCAAGAAAGGTAACTACGACCTGGTGTTCGAGCGTGGTGCCGTGGTGGATGTCAAACCTCAGTTCGATATCACCCGCCAGGTCATCGAGCGCATGAATCAGACGCGCTGATATGGCGGGCGCAGTCTTTACGCTCGGCCAGTTGGCCGAGGAGCTGGGTGGCAGCCTGCGAGGTAATGCTGCCCAGGTTATCAGCGGACTTGCCACATTGCAGGAGGCCGGCCCCTCGCAGCTGAGCTTTCTCGCCAATGCTCAATATCGCAAGTACCTAGCGGCCACTCAGGCCGCTGCGGTGCTGCTGTCTCCTGACGATGCCGATGGCTACGACGGTACAGCGATTATCGTCAGCGATCCCTACCTCTCGTACGCACGCGCATCGCATTTGTTCGAAACGCGTCCGGTGGCTCCACCCGGTATCCATCCAACGGCAGTGGTGGCTGAGGACGCTCAGATCCATCCGTCGGCGAGCGTCGGCGCCTGCGTGGTGATCGAGGCAGGGGCATGTATCGGAGCGGATGTGGTGATCGGTGCGCAATCGTTCATCGGTGCACGGAGTAGGATCGGTGACGGCGGGCGGCTAGCGCCGCGCGTCACGCTGTATCACGATGTGGTGATTGGCGAGCGAGTGGTCATTCAGTCTGGTGCCGTGATTGGTGGTGAGGGATTCGGCTTCGCCAAGGAGCAGGGTGCTTGGCAGAAGATCGCTCAGATCGGTGGCGTGCGCATTGGTGACGACGTCGAGATTGGCTCCAACACCACCATCGACCGTGGTGCGCTTTCCGATACGCTGATTGGCAACGGTGTGAAGTTGGATAATCAGATCATGATTGCCCACAACGTTCAGGTGGGTGACAACACGGCAATGGCCGGTTGCGCAGGTATTTCTGGGAGCACCAAGATTGGGCGCAACTGCATGATTGCCGGCGGCGTCGGCATGGTTGGGCATATCGAGGTTTGCGACAACGTATTTGTGACTGGCATGACTATGGTCACGCGTTCCATTACTGAACCTGGTAGCTATTCCTCTGGCACGGCAATGCAAAATGCTGCCGATTGGAGAAAGAGCGCGGCGCGCATTCGTCAGCTGGACGACATGGCCCGCCGGCTGCAACAGCTGGAGAAAAGCCTCGCCGCCGTGACTCGGGCTCAGCATCCAGCTTCTGATGCCTGAGCTTATCGTCTGATTCGGTTTTTTTCGGGGTTGCTGCCTGTCAGTGCTCGCGCGCGCTTTCAGCGCAGGCTGCCCTATACTTTTTTACAGGCTCTTCCCTGACATGATGGATATCAACGAAATTCGCGAATATTTGCCTCACCGCTACCCGTTCCTGCTGGTGGATCGCGTAACGGAACTGGACGTCGAGGCTAAGCGCGTTCGTGCATACAAGAACGTGACCATCAATGAGCCGTTCTTCAATGGGCACTTTCCACAGCATCCGATTATGCCGGGCGTGCTGATCATCGAGGCCATGGCGCAGGCTGCCGGCCTGCTTGGGTTCAAGATGATGGGTGTCAAGCCATCCGATGGCACGCTTTACTATTTCGTTGGCTCTGACAAGCTACGCTTTCGCCAGCCGGTCGTTCCCGGTGATCAGCTGATTCTGGAGGCCTCCTTCATCAGCGCCAAGCGCGGTATCTGGAAGTTCGATTGCCGTGCAAGCGTCGATGGCAAGCCGGTCTGCTCCGCTGAAATCATCTGCGCGGAACAGAAGATATGAGTTTGATCGACCCTCGCGCCATTATCGACCCTGCGGCCCGGCTGGCGGATGACGTCCAGATCGGCCCCTGGTCGATCATCGGCCCGGATGTCGAGATCGGCGAGGGTACGGTGATTGCGTCGCACGTGATTATCAAAGGGCCGACCCGCATAGGTCGGCACAACCGCATCTATCAGTTCTCCTCGATTGGCGAAGATACGCCGGACCTAAAGTACAAGGGCGAGCCTACACGCCTAGTGATTGGTGATCACAACGTGATTCGTGAGGGGGTCACCATCCATCGCGGCACCGTTCAGGATCGCTCTGAAACCACCCTCGGTGACCACAACCTCATCATGGCTTATGCGCACATAGGTCATGACAGCGTGATCGCCAACCATTGCATTCTGGTCAACAACACTGCATTGGCAGGCCATGTCCACGTTGGCGATTGGGCTATTCTTTCCGGCTACACCCTGGTGCATCAGTTCTGTCATATAGGTGCTCACAGCTTTTCCGGCATGGGCACGGCGATTGGCAAGGATGTACCGGCATTCGTGACGGTGTTCGGCAATCCTGCGGAAGCACGCAGCATGAATTTCGAAGGCATGCGTCGGCGCGGTTTCAGCGCGGAGGCGGTGCATGCCCTGCGCAGTGCTTACAAGATCGTCTATCGCAAGGGGCTTACGGTAGAGGCTGCGCTCACCGAGTTGGCCGAAAGCGCTGCGGCATTCCCGGAAGTCGCCATCTTCCGCGACTCTATCCAGGCTTCCACCCGTGGCATTACCCGCTGAAATGAGTCGGCCGCTGAAGGTGGCGCTGGTCGCTGGAGAGTCGTCCGGTGACATCCTTGGGGCTGGCTTGATGCAGGCACTGAAGGCCCAGTATGCGAATGTCGAGTTCGTGGGCGTCGGCGGTCCACGCATGCAGGCTGAAGGGCTGACACCGTATTTCCCGCTAGAGCGCCTAGCCGTAATGGGGCTGGTCGAGGTGCTTGGTCGGCTGCCGGAACTGCTCGCTCGACGCAGACGCCTGGTG
Encoded here:
- the lpxA gene encoding acyl-ACP--UDP-N-acetylglucosamine O-acyltransferase, which translates into the protein MSLIDPRAIIDPAARLADDVQIGPWSIIGPDVEIGEGTVIASHVIIKGPTRIGRHNRIYQFSSIGEDTPDLKYKGEPTRLVIGDHNVIREGVTIHRGTVQDRSETTLGDHNLIMAYAHIGHDSVIANHCILVNNTALAGHVHVGDWAILSGYTLVHQFCHIGAHSFSGMGTAIGKDVPAFVTVFGNPAEARSMNFEGMRRRGFSAEAVHALRSAYKIVYRKGLTVEAALTELAESAAAFPEVAIFRDSIQASTRGITR
- a CDS encoding OmpH family outer membrane protein, with protein sequence MRKLTQLFLVVAALVATPAFAEMKIAVMNYQMALLESDAAKRYAVDAEKKFGPQLSKLKTLESDAKRIQDRLVKDGDKMQQAERERLELEFKQKARDFQFQSKELNESKAVADREMLKQLKPKLDQAVEEVIKKGNYDLVFERGAVVDVKPQFDITRQVIERMNQTR
- the bamA gene encoding outer membrane protein assembly factor BamA, whose protein sequence is MKRLLLPAVISALMIAEVHAESFTISDIRVNGLQRVSAGSVFGALPLNVGEPADDTRLVDATRALFRTGFFQDIQLGRDGDVLVISVVERPSISGIEIEGNKAIKTEDLLSGLQQSGLAEGEIFQQATLEGVRNELQRQYVAQGRYSATIETEVIAQPRNRVALKIKINEGSVAAIKHVNVVGNSVFPDEDLVDLFELKTTNWLSFFRNDDKYAREKLSGDLERLRSYYLDRGYINMDITSTQVSITPNKKDVYVTVNIDEGERYTVRDVKLSGDLKVPQEEIEALLLAKEGQVFSRKVMTSTSELITRRLGNEGYTFANVNGVPEAHDEDNTVSITFVVDPGKRAYVNRVNFRGNTKTEDEVLRREMRQMEGGWASTYLIDQSKTRLERLGFFKEVNVETPQVPGTDDQIDVNYSVEEQPSGSIMASIGFAQNAGLILGGSISQNNFLGTGNRVSLGLTRSEYQSRYNFGFVDPYWTEDGVSLGYNAFYRTTDYDELDYDVSSYSVDSLGGGVNIGYPISETSRLSFGLTVQQDDLGTGRYTVDEIYDFMEEEGDSFLNFKASVGWSESTLNRGVLATRGHSQSLVFETTIPGSDLSFYKLDYNGQLFVPMTQNYTLRMHTRLGYGDAYGSTSRLPFYEHYYAGGFNSVRGFEDSSLGPRSTPSQAYDANGNKLTGEGQCGVDRQGRPTCTDDQDPRPFGGNVLVQGGLEVLFPMPFVKDQRSLRTSVFWDVGNVFDTNCPSGAANCSDIDFGDMASSVGVGLTWITAMGPLSFSLAMPVVKPDDADTQVFQFSLGQTF
- the rseP gene encoding RIP metalloprotease RseP, translating into MSALYMIIGTLVALGVLVTFHEFGHFWVARRCGVKVLRFSVGFGTPLVRWHDRQGTEFVIAAIPLGGYVKMLDEREGDVPPALLESAFNRKTVRQRFAIVSAGPAANFLLALVFFWLLAMLGSEQIRPVVGAVEPGSLAAQAGLAVDQEIVAVNGKPVSGWSEVNLQLVRRLGESGQLDLTVRDIGSSGERHLQIPLQSWLKGVEEPDPITSLGIRPWRPQIAPVIAQLDPEGPAQAAGIQLGDRLLGLDQQPLGDWQQVIDAVKILPGERVNLQVERDGQRLDVPLTLAARGEGDARRGYLGAGVEAGAWPAEMLREVSFGPVEAVVEGAKRTWTMSLLTLDSLKKMLFGELSVKNLSGPITIAKVAGASAQSGLGDFLNFLAYLSISLGVLNLLPIPVLDGGHLLFYLVEWVRGRPLSERVQGWGVQIGISLVVGVMLLALVNDIGRL
- the lpxD gene encoding UDP-3-O-(3-hydroxymyristoyl)glucosamine N-acyltransferase — encoded protein: MAGAVFTLGQLAEELGGSLRGNAAQVISGLATLQEAGPSQLSFLANAQYRKYLAATQAAAVLLSPDDADGYDGTAIIVSDPYLSYARASHLFETRPVAPPGIHPTAVVAEDAQIHPSASVGACVVIEAGACIGADVVIGAQSFIGARSRIGDGGRLAPRVTLYHDVVIGERVVIQSGAVIGGEGFGFAKEQGAWQKIAQIGGVRIGDDVEIGSNTTIDRGALSDTLIGNGVKLDNQIMIAHNVQVGDNTAMAGCAGISGSTKIGRNCMIAGGVGMVGHIEVCDNVFVTGMTMVTRSITEPGSYSSGTAMQNAADWRKSAARIRQLDDMARRLQQLEKSLAAVTRAQHPASDA
- the fabZ gene encoding 3-hydroxyacyl-ACP dehydratase FabZ — translated: MMDINEIREYLPHRYPFLLVDRVTELDVEAKRVRAYKNVTINEPFFNGHFPQHPIMPGVLIIEAMAQAAGLLGFKMMGVKPSDGTLYYFVGSDKLRFRQPVVPGDQLILEASFISAKRGIWKFDCRASVDGKPVCSAEIICAEQKI
- the ispC gene encoding 1-deoxy-D-xylulose-5-phosphate reductoisomerase — its product is MTRPLQITVLGATGSIGLSTLDVVSRHPDRYRVFALTGFSRIAELRALCVQHRPRYAVVSDEAQSIMLQDQLQRDGLTTRVLSGEGGLSEVAAHPEVDVVMAAIVGAAGLKPTLAAVRSDKRVLLANKEALVMSGALFMQALRDSAAVLLPIDSEHNAIFQCLPANYSQGLGAVGVRRVLLTASGGPFRDLAPELLADVTPEQACAHPNWSMGRKISVDSASMMNKGLELIEACWLFDARPHQVEVVIHPQSVIHSMVDYVDGSVLAQLGNPDMRTPIAHALAWPERIDSGVSALDLLQIGRLDFQAPDDLRFPCLQLARLAAQSGGTAPAMLNAANEVAVDAFLNRRIRFTEIASIIDDVLNREASVPTDCLEDVLTADRQAREVAVSWLNRNGR